Proteins from a genomic interval of Gossypium hirsutum isolate 1008001.06 chromosome A09, Gossypium_hirsutum_v2.1, whole genome shotgun sequence:
- the LOC107931447 gene encoding uncharacterized protein: MPGNEVGDRIHNFLGQEGLPQGQHHSQGLDTAWPGLNNNRWVGSQRQAGETLVSSLKNFSVHQLAESDRGQTGQSSSRQHDLNFTQSGLRFEIAQSQSQNQSPIANGYLLGHQAFQTSQNEPNFLGVDTVSRCLSPLDSQIGNGPDLSKKNSLRLESTESPMNYDFFGGQQQVSAQHSDMIQSLPRQQSGMNDMQLLQQNAMLKQMQELQRQQLLRPQFQLPDARQLSSANQVSSTVKHGLGSLSSAPINGIPVHDASNYSWQPEHMAPNWLQHGTSPSMHVSSSGFTFSPERGQASLMGLVPQQVDQSFYGTTSNARGNPYHHSSVQMEKPSMQQLPASSNSFPSNQYALFSDQIGLQDGRQGDQGKNVFGATTGQGLNTGFRPEPLQEMTIQPNNAVMQESYDGRQERPGPSEISLEKSTAQAAPSQSVATLDATEEKILFGSDDSVWDIFGKSTNMGSVLDGTDSFGALPSLQSGSWSALMQSAVAETSSNDLGVQEEWSGLGVQNSEPSSRNVASQIVNDGSKHQLAWADNNLQTASTLNSKSFPMSSDANINLDFFSIPGVQQSGVQIANEQTGKIHNDSSQKLVQQLTEERSKRLDCSPLQKPVAECVQIFGNVAHSPNMQVSAKSISGHQQDMAVHNLRVQPHNKPNGWSFIESASHSGEAISKSQDIDCALQPAQNSDHRGAMSEEKGHGSFLGYPIPDADSEWGNLNSGLGSLQVNREGSELDNVAAITDSRTARVTEDSSQQLPNNHNLRRSTDSKVNSGPSKVQARYLQNQDKNLRTFDSSRNDCLDKGASEANILENSNVKETSNDSFHPNSSHPFSTGGMRDNVWLDVNDRHGGKQKSSVRISHKPSGIRKFQYHPMGDLDVEVETSYGTKSVAHSQAMSQNISQGLKGHDRGYFGQSKLTGHATRESIETERGCFPGIQVDEVPSRSSNQGSASDRSFVGSVLNKTAPMSQNMLELLPKTDQPREHGTATHLSPSERNLSSEMPDTETSDGSVGQFQHNRPPASQGFGLQLGLPSQRFTNPDRAMSSQNSPQRVSSLNSVLGSCEVGRKGHAWLDPRTSVQSSTHGESYGDIKNNVLSGSGQISNKAAPYNIQTNFSSGFTSDYHLKSHLQSQNITSVGSQATPSASINAPFGGLGSLPKQTDDSSERVQTSQLQRKPALHIPKSAVDNNRNSSETSQPSSSNQIRARDPGQQYPVLEALPAYPPSATPESPKQGSFTKMPDVWTSVSAPQHPLGAQSSWASQNLFKYHHQSNINSETSLPGTKKLDDQIAKAGGGGQSEFPGGPGKPQSFVGEEQPAKDQQLFPESDASQNPATMPQDIDTLGQSLRPNNIVNQNHSLLNQVQSMKDIEIEPSNRSVKRFKGPCLDSALDTQPVSSEGAEQLSYGSDTMMKDASVNRILVSSGDPKMLRFSPNTRDNCEAQVSSYDMMAYAQNDSQNFSSANNSAANLKGEHSQISPQMAPSWFDRYGSFKNEQMSPLYDARKTAMLKAAEKALIVGRPSDSSHALHSNEQVNAAAYPSQLDSACKSSKPIVSELISSHSLPPEITNQDLVVVRARKRKSMVFELLPWHREVKQVYQRSQNISVAEVEWVHAANRLIEKVEDEPEMFEDWPPGVRSKRRLILTRQLMQQLLRAPPRVILSADASKSYEAVAYFVARSVLGDACSTACIPESDTAILPDGESTLSEKLQKERNQSTLKYAEDFVIKTKKLENDLQSLDKRASILDLRLECQDLEKISVINRFAKFHGRGQADGTETSLSSDAIASSHKFFSQRYVIALPMPRNLPDRVQCLSL; the protein is encoded by the exons ATGCCTGGCAACGAAGTTGGAGACAGGATCCATAATTTTCTTGGTCAAGAGGGGTTGCCCCAGGGCCAGCATCATTCGCAAGGCCTTGACACTGCCTGGCCTGGATTAAATAACAATCGGTGGGTTGGAAGCCAGAGACAAGCTGGTGAAACTCTTGTTTCCAGTTTGAAGAATTTTAGTGTACATCAATTAG CTGAATCTGACAGAGGACAGACTGGTCAGTCTTCGAGCCGACAGCATGATCTGAACTTCACTCAGTCAGGTCTGAGGTTTGAAATCGCCCAAAGTCAATCACAAAACCAATCACCAATTGCAAATGGCTATTTGCTAGGGCATCAGGCTTTCCAGACAAGTCAGAATGAACCAAACTTTTTGGGTGTGGATACAGTATCTAGATGCTTATCACCTCTTGATTCACAGATAGGAAATGGTCCTGATCTTAGTAAGAAAAATTCATTGAGGTTGGAATCTACTGAATCTCCCATGAATTACGACTTTTTTGGGGGGCAACAGCAAGTTAGCGCACAGCATTCTGACATGATCCAGTCTTTACCAAGGCAGCAATCAGGGATGAATGACATGCAGCTATTACAACAAAATGCTATGCTTAAGCAAATGCAAGAATTACAGAGGCAACAACTCCTGAGGCCACAGTTTCAATTACCAGATGCAAGGCAATTAAGCTCTGCAAATCAGGTTTCTTCTACTGTAAAACATGGCTTGGGTAGCCTTTCTTCAGCTCCAATCAATGGCATTCCTGTCCATGATGCTTCAAATTATTCCTGGCAGCCTGAGCACATGGCACCAAATTGGTTGCAGCATGGTACATCTccatccatgcatgtatcctctAGTGGATTTACGTTTTCCCCGGAGCGAGGCCAGGCATCTTTGATGGGTTTGGTTCCTCAACAGGTTGATCAATCATTTTATGGGACTACCAGCAATGCGAGAGGAAACCCTTATCACCATTCTTCTGTCCAAATGGAGAAGCCTTCAATGCAGCAGCTGCCAGCCAGCAGTAATTCTTTTCCAAGTAATCAATATGCTCTGTTTTCAGATCAAATTGGTTTGCAAGATGGAAGACAGGGTGATCAGGGTAAAAATGTGTTTGGGGCTACAACAGGACAAGGCTTAAATACTGGATTTCGTCCAGAACCCTTGCAGGAAATGACTATCCAGCCAAATAATGCGGTGATGCAGGAGTCTTATGATGGAAGGCAGGAACGTCCTGGTCCATCAGAAATATCCTTGGAAAAGTCAACGGCTCAGGCTGCCCCCTCACAGAGTGTGGCTACGCTAGATGCGACTGAAGAAAAGATTTTGTTTGGATCAGATGACAGTGTATGGGATATCTTTGGAAAGAGCACCAACATGGGCTCAGTGTTGGATGGTACGGACTCTTTTGGAGCATTGCCTTCTTTGCAAAGTGGAAGTTGGAGTGCACTTATGCAGTCTGCTGTAGCAGAAACATCTAGTAATGATTTAGGGGTACAGGAAGAGTGGAGTGGTTTGGGTGTGCAGAATAGCGAACCTTCAAGTAGGAACGTAGCATCACAAATTGTCAATGATGGCAGCAAACATCAGTTGGCTTGGGCCGATAACAACTTGCAGACTGCCTCGACATTGAATTCTAAATCTTTTCCCATGTCTAGTGATGCCAATATCAATCTTGACTTTTTTAGCATCCCTGGAGTTCAGCAATCAGGAGTCCAGATTGCAAATGAACAGACCGGGAAAATACATAATGATTCATCTCAGAAACTTGTTCAACAGTTAACAGAAGAAAGAAGCAAACGGTTAGATTGCAGTCCTCTACAAAAACCTGTAGCTGAATGTGTGCAAATCTTTGGAAATGTTGCTCACTCTCCCAACATGCAAGTAAGTGCAAAGAGCATTTCGGGCCACCAACAAGACATGGCTGTACATAATCTGCGTGTTCAGCCACATAACAAGCCAAACGGTTGGAGCTTCATTGAGTCTGCGTCACATAGTGGTGAAGCTATATCAAAAAGTCAGGATATTGATTGTGCATTGCAACCTGCTCAGAATAGTGATCACAGAGGTGCCATGTCTGAGGAGAAAGGTCATGGTTCTTTTCTTGGTTATCCTATTCCTGATGCAGATAGCGAATGGGGAAATTTGAATTCCGGCTTGGGAAGCCTGCAGGTGAACAGGGAAGGTTCTGAGCTGGATAATGTTGCTGCAATAACAGATTCAAGAACTGCAAGGGTCACTGAGGATAGCAGCCAGCAACTTCCGAACAATCATAATCTCAGGAGAAGTACTGATTCTAAAGTAAACTCTGGACCAAGCAAGGTTCAAGCAAGATATCTGCAAAATCAGGATAAGAACCTTCGAACTTTTGATTCATCTAGAAATGATTGCTTGGACAAGGGAGCATCTGAAGCAAATATATTGGAGAATTCCAATGTCAAAGAAACTTCCAATGACAGTTTTCACCCAAACTCATCCCACCCATTTTCTACTGGTGGCATGAGAGACAATGTCTGGCTGGATGTAAATGATCGACATGGAGGAAAACAGAAGTCATCTGTTCGTATTAGTCATAAACCTTCCGGAATCCGTAAATTCCAGTATCATCCAATGGGGGATCTGGATGTGGAGGTTGAAACTTCATATGGAACTAAAAGTGTTGCACATTCACAGGCAATGTCCCAAAATATTTCGCAAGGATTGAAAGGTCATGACCGAGGATACTTTGGGCAGTCAAAACTTACTGGTCATGCTACTAGAGAGTCTATAGAAACTGAGAGG GGTTGTTTTCCCGGCATTCAAGTAGATGAGGTACCTTCCAGAAGCTCAAATCAAGGTTCTGCTTCTGACAGATCTTTTGTTGGTTCTGTGCTGAACAAGACAGCTCCAATGAG TCAAAATATGCTGGAGCTGCTTCCTAAGACTGATCAGCCAAGGGAACATGGCACTGCTACACACTTAAGCCCTTCTGAACGCAATCTATCATCTGAAATGCCAGATACAGAAACTTCTGATGGATCAGTAGGCCAGTTTCAGCATAATAGGCCTCCTGCTTCGCAAGGTTTTGGTTTACAACTAGGTCTCCCATCTCAAAGGTTTACCAACCCTGATCGTGCAATGTCATCTCAGAATTCTCCCCAAAGAGTTAGTTCTCTGAATTCAGTTCTTGGCTCTTGCGAGGTAGGAAGGAAGGGTCATGCATGGTTGGATCCAAGAACTTCTGTTCAGTCCTCAACTCATGGAGAATCCTATGGAGATATTAAGAATAATGTTTTAAGTGGCTCTGGTCAAATCAGCAATAAAGCGGCACCATATAATATCCAGACCAACTTTTCTTCCGGTTTTACCTCTGATTATCATTTGAAAAGTCATCTCCAAAGCCAAAATATTACTAGTGTGGGTAGTCAGGCAACACCAAGTGCATCTATCAATGCGCCTTTTGGTGGGTTGGGATCTCTGCCCAAGCAGACTGATGACTCTTCTGAGAGAGTTCAAACTAGTCAATTGCAAAGGAAACCAGCACTCCACATACCTAAATCTGCTGTAGATAACAATCGTAATTCTTCTGAGACTTCTCAGCCAAGTAGCAGCAACCAAATCCGTGCAAGGGATCCAGGCCAGCAGTATCCAGTTTTGGAGGCTCTACCAGCTTACCCACCATCTGCTACCCCTGAATCTCCAAAGCAAGGTTCTTTTACCAAAATGCCTGATGTGTGGACCAGTGTTTCTGCCCCACAACATCCATTAGGAGCACAGTCCTCTTGGGCTTCCCAAAATTTGTTCAAGTACCATCATCAATCGAATATTAACTCTGAAACATCTCTTCCTGGAACAAAGAAGCTAGACGATCAAATTGCTAAGGCAGGAGGGGGTGGTCAATCTGAGTTTCCTGGAGGCCCTGGTAAGCCACAGAGCTTTGTTGGAGAAGAGCAACCTGCAAAAGATCAGCAGTTATTTCCTGAAAGTGATGCCAGTCAAAATCCTGCAACTATGCCACAAGACATTGATACTCTTGGTCAATCTTTGAGACCAAATAACATTGTAAATCAGAACCATTCATTATTGAATCAGGTGCAGTCAATGAAAGATATAGAGATTGAACCAAGTAATAGGAGTGTCAAAAGATTTAAAGGCCCATGTCTAGACTCTGCTTTGGATACTCAGCCGGTAAGTTCTGAAGGTGCAGAGCAGTTATCTTATGGATCAGATACTATGATGAAAGATGCTTCAGTTAATCGTATCTTAGTTTCTTCTGGAGATCCTAAGATGCTAAGATTTTCACCAAACACTAGAGACAACTGTGAGGCACAGGTATCTTCTTATGATATGATGGCATATGCTCAGAATGATTCCCAGAATTTCTCCAGTGCTAATAATTCAGCTGCTAATCTCAAGGGTGAACACTCTCAAATAAGTCCCCAGATGGCTCCTTCCTGGTTTGATCGGTATGGCTCGTTTAAAAATGAGCAAATGTCACCTCTATATGATGCTCGAAAAACTGCCATGTTGAAGGCCGCGGAAAAAGCACTCATTGTTGGTAGACCTTCTGACAGCTCGCATGCTCTTCATTCAAATGAGCAGGTTAATGCTGCTGCTTATCCTAGCCAGCTGGATAGTGCCTGTAAAAGCTCAAAGCCAATTGTGAGTGAGCTGATCTCCTCTCACTCGCTGCCTCCTGAAATCACAAATCAGGATTTGGTTGTTGTGAGAGCAAGAAAGCGGAAAAGTATGGTATTTGAGCTTCTACCATGGCATAGAGAAGTGAAACAAGTTTATCAAAGATCTCAGAACATCAG TGTGGCAGAGGTGGAATGGGTGCATGCAGCAAATCGATTGATTGAGAAG GTTGAAGATGAGCCTGAAATGTTTGAAGATTGGCCACCAGGGGTTAGATCAAAAAGAAGGCTTATCTTGACAAGGCAGCTTATGCAGCAACTACTTCGTGCTCCTCCAAGAGTAATTCTTTCTGCAGATGCTAGCAAAAGCTATGAGGCTGTGGCATATTTTGTTGCCAGATCAGTCCTGGGAGATGCATGCAGCACAGCATGTATACCTGAAAGTGATACTGCTATTCTTCCTGATGGTGAAAGCAC CCTCTCTGAAAAGCTTCAGAAGGAGAGAAACCAGTCCACCTTAAAGTATGCCGAAGATTTTGTCATCAAAACGAAGAAGCTGGAGAATGATTTACAGAG TCTGGACAAGAGAGCCTCAATCTTGGACTTAAGATTGGAATGTCAGGATCTAGAGAAGATTTCCGTCATCAATCGTTTTGCCAAGTTCCATGGTCGGGGGCAAGCTGACGGCACTGAGACCTCATTGTCCTCTGATGCAATTGCTAGTTCTCACAAATTCTTCTCCCAGAGATACGTAATTGCACTCCCGATGCCCCGTAATCTCCCTGACAGGGTACAATGTCTTTCCCTTTGA